One stretch of Schlesneria sp. DSM 10557 DNA includes these proteins:
- a CDS encoding amidohydrolase family protein: MPLIDVHSHFWRYPDHFQDDFRQQAKRAKAGVEMDLTVRFEDYQRQSVPGVRSIVFGGKAQLSGLWVDDRDIHDYVAAHPEQLIGFLSLDPNQPGWEKEMHFGHQELGLRGIKLMPMYAGFLPQDERLDPLWKYAEKHRLPVLLHTGTTFISQAPIECTLPRHLDPVATKYPEVRMILAHLGHPYEGECIAVIRKHPHLYADISALHYRPFQFYHSLMLVQEYGVWDKLLFGTDYPFTTVKATLDGLRNLNKMLEGTALPRLNEAAIERLIDRDSLPLLGLN; this comes from the coding sequence ATGCCACTCATTGACGTCCATAGCCACTTCTGGCGCTATCCCGATCACTTTCAGGATGATTTTCGCCAGCAGGCAAAACGTGCCAAAGCCGGGGTCGAAATGGATTTGACCGTGCGCTTTGAAGACTATCAGCGCCAGTCCGTGCCCGGCGTGAGATCCATCGTTTTTGGAGGCAAGGCACAGTTGTCAGGCCTCTGGGTCGATGATCGGGATATTCACGATTATGTCGCGGCTCACCCTGAACAGTTGATTGGCTTCCTTTCGCTTGATCCGAATCAGCCAGGCTGGGAGAAGGAGATGCATTTTGGACATCAGGAACTTGGCCTGCGAGGGATCAAGCTGATGCCGATGTATGCCGGTTTCCTGCCTCAGGACGAACGACTCGATCCACTCTGGAAATACGCTGAGAAACACCGCCTGCCCGTTCTGCTCCATACCGGCACGACGTTTATCTCACAGGCGCCGATCGAATGCACTCTCCCTCGACATCTCGATCCCGTTGCCACGAAGTATCCTGAAGTCCGCATGATTCTGGCTCACCTGGGGCACCCTTACGAGGGAGAATGTATTGCAGTGATTCGTAAGCATCCTCACTTGTACGCGGATATTTCCGCTCTTCACTACCGTCCTTTCCAGTTCTACCACAGCCTGATGCTCGTGCAGGAATACGGGGTCTGGGACAAGTTGTTGTTTGGCACCGACTATCCTTTCACTACTGTTAAGGCGACTCTTGACGGCCTCCGCAACCTCAACAAGATGCTGGAGGGGACTGCCCTGCCCCGTCTGAACGAGGCAGCGATTGAGCGACTCATCGACCGGGATAGCCTGCCGTTGCTGGGACTGAACTAA
- a CDS encoding mandelate racemase/muconate lactonizing enzyme family protein encodes MKIERIETIPVEIPLKEGFSTKTAHGVHAVSNYVIVRVHTDEGLVGLGEATVAPRWTGETSATCISVIEQLLAPAVIGQNPLDITRLRHRMDRVVKLNPFTKAAIEMALWDIAGKAANMPICQLLGGPVREKMRIKLVIGALDIPTAVQLAERFLNMGVTCLKVKTGINAEDDIARVRAVREVAGPNIPITIDSNCGWNITTARHTLQRMADLNILLAEQPIPPNDPAAMGALRASVPMPIMADESVFTLTDAWNVCAAGGADILSVYPGKHGGIAGTVEIVNVAKAAGISCAIGSNLELGIATAAMLHLAAALPTIESETYPADLVGPIYHQADLLTEPLELGPPAAVCPMGPGLGVTLDEKQLQKWRVG; translated from the coding sequence ATGAAAATCGAACGCATCGAAACGATTCCCGTCGAGATTCCCCTCAAAGAAGGGTTTTCAACGAAGACCGCTCACGGCGTGCACGCGGTTTCCAACTATGTCATCGTTCGTGTGCACACCGACGAGGGGTTAGTGGGATTGGGGGAAGCGACCGTAGCGCCGCGCTGGACAGGTGAGACGAGTGCCACCTGTATCAGCGTGATCGAGCAGCTACTGGCGCCGGCAGTGATCGGACAAAATCCACTCGATATTACGCGACTTCGGCATCGCATGGATCGCGTCGTCAAACTGAATCCCTTTACCAAAGCCGCCATCGAAATGGCACTCTGGGATATCGCCGGAAAAGCGGCGAATATGCCGATCTGCCAGCTCCTGGGGGGACCCGTTCGCGAGAAGATGCGGATCAAGTTAGTGATCGGAGCTCTCGACATTCCGACCGCGGTTCAGCTTGCAGAACGCTTTCTGAATATGGGTGTCACCTGCCTGAAGGTAAAGACCGGCATCAACGCAGAAGATGATATCGCTCGGGTTCGGGCTGTGCGGGAAGTTGCCGGGCCCAATATTCCCATCACGATTGATTCCAACTGCGGCTGGAACATCACGACCGCCCGCCACACACTGCAGCGGATGGCTGACCTCAATATCCTGCTCGCGGAACAACCGATTCCGCCGAACGACCCTGCTGCGATGGGGGCGCTGCGTGCTTCGGTCCCCATGCCGATTATGGCGGATGAAAGCGTGTTTACGCTGACGGATGCCTGGAATGTCTGCGCGGCAGGCGGAGCAGATATCCTGAGTGTTTATCCTGGAAAGCATGGGGGGATTGCCGGAACTGTCGAAATCGTCAATGTCGCCAAGGCCGCCGGGATCTCTTGCGCGATTGGCAGTAACCTGGAACTGGGGATCGCAACGGCAGCAATGCTTCACTTGGCCGCCGCATTGCCGACGATCGAAAGCGAAACGTACCCCGCCGACCTTGTCGGTCCTATTTACCATCAGGCCGATCTCTTGACCGAACCGTTGGAACTCGGTCCTCCCGCTGCGGTTTGTCCTATGGGTCCTGGCCTCGGCGTGACGCTGGATGAGAAACAACTCCAGAAGTGGCGCGTCGGTTGA
- a CDS encoding MFS transporter, translating to MSDVVTEATVPEVVDSAPATGTRFVVLAVLCLLSGVLYLDRICISQALPSIQQDLELSNEQTSYVLMAFTLAYGLFEVPTGRWGDVLGGRRVLTRISLWWSAFTALTGACTHLWMMVVVRFLFGAGEAGAFPNVARVMSRWFPDEERGRAQGFLLAASQIGGALAPFLAAILISQFGWRWTFVLFGAVGVVWAVGFWLWFRDDPAKHWGVNAAEVELIGRRATSQNVHTAIPWELVAKNPSIWFLSLIMVFGTFNSYIYFSWFPTYLVKGRGVDQIQAGWMASTVLASSAVGTFFGGIILDRLLGAGHQGRQRIFAGTAFFAAAVCLSFALMSREPWLAATCCSLSCFLTQSTQPLWWSCAIGISGRHVGALFGLMNSAGVFGGLSSQYLVGSIADWLGKHGYTGRVQWDPIFYIDIGVLIVAGLLWANFRFVPVEPPEEIGELANATH from the coding sequence ATGTCGGATGTTGTCACGGAAGCAACGGTTCCCGAAGTTGTGGACTCGGCCCCTGCGACAGGTACGAGATTTGTCGTTTTAGCCGTGCTGTGTCTGTTGTCAGGTGTGCTGTATCTTGATCGTATCTGCATTTCGCAGGCACTCCCCTCTATTCAACAGGACTTGGAGCTTTCGAACGAACAAACGAGCTATGTCCTGATGGCCTTCACTTTGGCCTATGGCCTGTTCGAGGTTCCGACGGGACGATGGGGCGACGTACTGGGGGGGCGTCGCGTGCTGACCCGGATCTCGTTGTGGTGGTCTGCGTTTACGGCTCTCACAGGGGCGTGCACACACCTGTGGATGATGGTCGTCGTACGGTTTTTATTCGGGGCGGGAGAAGCGGGAGCCTTTCCCAACGTCGCCCGGGTCATGTCGCGCTGGTTTCCGGATGAAGAACGGGGACGAGCTCAAGGATTTCTGTTAGCAGCATCGCAAATTGGTGGAGCATTAGCTCCTTTTCTAGCAGCAATTCTCATCAGTCAGTTTGGTTGGAGATGGACGTTCGTCCTGTTCGGGGCCGTCGGGGTGGTCTGGGCGGTCGGCTTCTGGTTGTGGTTTCGTGATGATCCGGCAAAGCATTGGGGAGTGAACGCGGCAGAGGTCGAACTGATTGGCAGAAGAGCGACCTCCCAGAATGTCCATACTGCGATCCCCTGGGAACTCGTTGCGAAAAATCCAAGCATCTGGTTCTTAAGTCTCATTATGGTCTTCGGCACATTTAACAGTTACATTTATTTTTCATGGTTCCCGACCTATCTGGTCAAAGGCCGGGGCGTCGATCAAATTCAGGCTGGCTGGATGGCTTCGACGGTCCTTGCTTCTTCGGCAGTGGGAACGTTCTTCGGCGGTATTATTCTCGATCGTCTCCTGGGGGCCGGCCACCAGGGACGTCAGCGAATCTTTGCAGGGACCGCATTCTTCGCTGCCGCCGTCTGTCTCAGCTTCGCTTTAATGAGTCGCGAGCCCTGGCTCGCTGCGACCTGTTGTTCGCTTTCCTGCTTTCTGACCCAGTCGACTCAACCTCTCTGGTGGTCCTGTGCAATCGGCATCAGCGGCAGACACGTGGGAGCACTGTTCGGATTAATGAATTCTGCAGGAGTCTTTGGAGGACTGAGTTCTCAGTACCTGGTTGGTAGTATCGCGGACTGGCTGGGAAAGCACGGCTATACGGGGCGCGTTCAATGGGATCCCATCTTCTATATTGATATTGGTGTGCTGATCGTAGCGGGGTTGCTCTGGGCAAATTTCAGGTTCGTCCCCGTAGAACCCCCAGAAGAAATCGGAGAACTCGCGAATGCCACTCATTGA